The Niallia alba genome includes a window with the following:
- a CDS encoding glycoside hydrolase family 88/105 protein translates to MTEISWSERTALSIMERLPHLYEDRGYNGKWSYDYGVVLKGFENLWIRTGNEKYLQYIKENIDYFVQPDGSIKEYEVSEFNIDHINNGKLLFQLYKETGEEKYRKAADLLKSQLEQHPRTSEGVFWHKQIYPYQIWLDGLYMGAPFYAQYQMEYADGEGLDDILHQFKTSYQHLLDERTGLLYHAWDEKKVQPWANKETGLSENFWGRAMGWYVLALVDTLEIIPEDTPDRSFLEKILKKTLETILNYQDKEKGVWYQVVDKQGEKGNYLEASASSMYVCAIAKGIRLGVLDKQEWIGPLKKGYQGLLDEFVLLTKEGWVNLNKNCQVAGLGGADKRDGTYAYYISEPIVCNDQKGLGAFLQALGEVEEVINE, encoded by the coding sequence ATGACAGAAATAAGTTGGTCAGAGAGAACAGCTCTTTCCATTATGGAAAGACTTCCACATTTATATGAGGATAGAGGTTATAACGGAAAATGGTCTTATGATTATGGAGTCGTTCTAAAAGGGTTTGAAAACCTCTGGATACGAACCGGTAATGAGAAATATTTGCAGTATATAAAAGAAAATATTGATTATTTTGTTCAACCAGATGGATCGATAAAAGAGTATGAAGTATCGGAATTTAATATTGACCATATTAACAATGGAAAACTACTGTTTCAATTATATAAAGAAACAGGCGAGGAAAAGTATCGAAAAGCAGCTGATTTATTGAAATCACAATTAGAGCAACATCCAAGAACTTCAGAAGGTGTCTTTTGGCATAAGCAAATCTATCCGTATCAAATTTGGCTAGATGGTTTATATATGGGAGCACCATTTTACGCACAATATCAAATGGAATATGCAGATGGAGAGGGGCTTGACGATATTCTGCATCAATTCAAAACTAGTTATCAACACTTATTAGATGAAAGGACAGGACTTCTTTATCATGCATGGGACGAGAAGAAAGTACAGCCTTGGGCTAATAAAGAAACAGGATTATCGGAGAATTTTTGGGGAAGAGCAATGGGCTGGTATGTGCTGGCATTAGTAGATACATTAGAAATTATTCCAGAGGATACGCCAGACCGTTCCTTTCTAGAGAAGATTCTTAAGAAAACATTAGAAACAATACTAAACTATCAAGATAAGGAAAAGGGAGTCTGGTATCAAGTAGTAGATAAGCAGGGCGAAAAAGGCAACTACTTAGAAGCATCTGCAAGCAGTATGTACGTTTGTGCAATAGCAAAGGGGATTCGCTTAGGAGTTCTTGATAAACAAGAATGGATTGGTCCATTAAAGAAGGGCTATCAAGGTCTTTTAGATGAATTTGTTCTTCTGACAAAAGAGGGTTGGGTAAACTTGAATAAAAATTGTCAGGTAGCAGGACTTGGTGGAGCTGACAAACGAGACGGGACCTATGCCTATTACATTAGCGAGCCGATTGTTTGTAATGATCAAAAAGGCTTGGGTGCATTTTTGCAAGCATTAGGGGAAGTGGAGGAAGTAATTAACGAATAA